GGTCTCCGACGGCGAGAGCCCGAAGACGAAGCGCGAGCGCAGCAGCCAGAGCAGGTTCACCCGGTCGAGCAATGCGCCGATGAGCACTTGCAGCGGACGCAGGTTCGCGTCCTGGAACTCGTGCACTTGCCGCGCCAGGCGCGCGTAGTAACATTCATCGACCGACGCTTCCAGCGCCGAGAGCTCCCGTTGCTGTTCATAGACCTGGCGGGCCTGATGGGCGATGTGCGCGTAGGGGCCGCTCTCGAGGGTACGCAGCAGTTCCAGCACGTTCTCGGCGCGCAGCAGGCTCCGGTCGGCGAGACCGAACTCCGCCGGCAGGTCGTAGAGGTGGTCCTCGATGTCCGATTGATCGAGCTCGTAGAGCTTGCCCCGCAGCAACGCCTTCAGATTGAACAGCGCGTACTTGCGCCCCCAGGCGCGCAGCAGGGCGCGTTCGCCCGGGTGCATCGGGCGCTCGAGGATGCGCAACTCGGCAAGCAGGGTGTTGATCAACGCCTGTTCGACGGCCCGACTCTTGGCGCGGGTGTCGAGCTGGCCATCGAGGAGATCGGCGAGATCGAGGTATTCGGCGAGCTTGGCGAGGTCGAAGCGCCCGAGCGACTCGCGGTCTTCGAGCGCGAGCAATCGCGTCGCCATGATCGAGACGCGGGTGTTGAGATAGGCTTCGCGCCCGGCGCTCGTCATCGTAAGGCTCGCAGGGCGCTAATGGCGACGGCAAGGACGAGCGAAATCCATTACCGCTCCGGATCGATCAGGATCTGGAAGGCCGCCTCGAGGGCGTCTTCCTCGTGCTGCTCGGCCATGTCGCGCAGCCGGGCATGGCGCTCGTCGTAACGGCGCTTCAGTTCGGCGACCGTCTGCTCGGCCCGCTCTTGGGCCTTGTCGATCTGGGTGCGGTGCAGCTCCGGAATCCGGGCGGTCAGCCGCTCCTCCTCGGCCCGGGCCTCCTTGACGGCGGCCTGGACGATCTTCTCCTGTTCGGCCTCCGCCTGTTGGGCAATCCGCTCGGCGCGCATCTCCGCATCGAGCAGCCGTTGGAGGGTGGTGTCCATCGTTGGGTACCCGAGGTGACATTGACCATCGCCGGCGGGGACGGTGCGCCGTCCAACTCCGCCAGCATCGATCCTCTCACCATCGCGGGTGCGTTCACAAGATGCCGATGTGGCACTGGCCGGAGAGACCAGGATCGAACCCAATTGGGGAGCGCTCGATGTAGCGCCCGATACTCGGATCTAGTCCCCGAAGTAGCTGTAACGCAGCCCCGTCTCCGCATCGAAGTACGGCCCAGGATAGCCCAGATTAGACGTCACGCGCTGGCCGTCGCCGTCGGGGTCAGCGGTGAGCTGGAAGGGCTGATGGCCGTGCTCGTAGACCCGTCGCACGAGGGCATTGTAGCGGTATTCGGAGGTGTCGCCTTGGTCGACGCGCGAGTCGATCGCGACCACCAGTTCTGATCGCAGAAAAGTTCTGCGTGGTCCTGTCTGGACGAGGGCCGGCGTCGAGTCGAGCATCCTGATGGGTGGAGCCTGCACCGAGAACGGGAACGCGCAGACATCGCTCCCGGACACGGAGCAATGGACGCGATATGCGCTGCAGAACGGGCTCAGCGGCATGTTCAGCTGGCGCTTGGATAACGATCACGGTACTCATGGTACCGAAGAAGACGTTGACCCGACCTTCACCGGCGCGAAATCCATTTACGAAACGGTCATGCGCAACGATACGAAATAGTGCGCAGGTCGGGGCAGCCACGATTGGACGCCGTAGGCCCATGGCGACACCCTCGGGTGCGGCCTCCGGATAGTGTGATTAACCGTAGCATTCAGCCCCGAACTGATCGATCTTCTGCCAGAACTGTGTCCAGCGCCCGGTCGTTTGGGTGATTGCGCGCAGGCTGAGGACGATCTTCGCGCCCTTGTTCTTCCAGCGCATGCCGGAGGCGCACAGGCGTTGCTTGACGAGGGTCTTGCAGGCCCCGCCTCGGTGACGCTCGATCCGATCGGCAGGCCCTCGGCGAGGAAGCCGGGATAGTCCATCTGGTGGCGATGATTGGTGAAGTCGGTCCAGGCGCTGATCGCCTCGTCACGGACCTTCTGCGCGAGGCCCGGGCGACGCGAGAGAGCGGCCGCCTCGCCAATGAGGACATCGAGGGCCTTGGGGT
This portion of the Thioflavicoccus mobilis 8321 genome encodes:
- a CDS encoding V0D/AC39 family V-type ATPase subunit; this encodes MTSAGREAYLNTRVSIMATRLLALEDRESLGRFDLAKLAEYLDLADLLDGQLDTRAKSRAVEQALINTLLAELRILERPMHPGERALLRAWGRKYALFNLKALLRGKLYELDQSDIEDHLYDLPAEFGLADRSLLRAENVLELLRTLESGPYAHIAHQARQVYEQQRELSALEASVDECYYARLARQVHEFQDANLRPLQVLIGALLDRVNLLWLLRSRFVFGLSPSETFFRLVPSFRLMHRDRLIELVNLETVERVLDALPEPLVGLLAESNDLVEIQRRLGAYFGAEARRVLHLSRSAVARALAYLMLRESDLMTLFALIQGRLLDLPDELIALGAELSESKRLGPTRHLEAAA